Genomic segment of Malus domestica chromosome 15, GDT2T_hap1:
TGTATGTTAAAGAATGTGTGATGTGTCTTGTAGTAGAAATAAATGCTTCAAGTGTCTTCTTATTATGCCATATTTGCATGCTATTTTCCCTAGTTCAACTTACGTAGAAATGTATGAAAACCATATATTTCCCTCTTTACAGAAGGGTTTTCATGGGTTTTACTGTAATGGTAGAAAACTGTTTTTGAATAATGATGGGAGTAATTCGTAACTACTGAAGGATGGTTTTGCTGTTGAGTATTGGTACGGCTTATAGGCATCTGGTTATAGGAGTTATTAAAAGCCTTGAGTGACTGAGTCAACAGGGTGTTTATGCCATGGAGTATCAGTTAGCATAAACCAATAAGTGAATTTCAGATTTCGTGCTGCCATCTGATTCCTGTGTATTGGAATTATACCACTGGACTGGTTCAATACCTAGTTTCATGACTAAACTGGTTCACCTCACAAAATGAAAAGCAGCAAGGAAGTTGAATTGTCTCTAATTCTTAATATCACACTTGCTTAAAAATCTCGGGGAGTTTTAATGTTTCTGATGTTGTATTGCTATTTTTATTACCATGGAAAATGAATGTGTTCATTGTTTTTCAGGTATTCCATCACAAAGGCATTTGTTGTTGCATTCATCATGACCTTTATTTCTCTGCTGGATGTACCTGTTTTCTGGCCAATACTGCTATGCTACTGGATTGTTCTGTTTGTCCTCACAATGAAACGACAGATCCTACACATGatcaaatacaaatatgttCCATTTGATATCGGAAAGAGGGTGAGTAAACATATTCTGATGCTTCGTTCCCCctctttgttgttggccttcaTATATAGGTCCCTACCATGAATGGAAACTAATTATTATACTGTCCCCATTTGTATTTGCAGCGATACACTGGAAAAAAGTAGTCTGAATGGGAGTGGCTtctctataaaaatcaaatgCTGCTGCTTTGTAGAACCTTGAGTGGAAGCAAGACGATAAATTTGGGCTCTTAAGTATGTTTTGAAGGTAATGCTCGTTCAGTATATTTGAACATGTGCTATACTCTCTAGTTTAGAAGTGGATGCCCTAATAGTTAATCAGAGTTCAAGTTGCACTCGTTTTTCTTTAAACATTGCCTAGCAGATTAAAATATACATTGTTGAAGACACAGCTAACAGCAGTCTATGGTATATTGTTCAGTGTATTTGTTCCAAGTAAAGCATGAGAAGATGTTCCATGTTCAGATGGGTGTGTTTACGTTCTTTTCATACTAAAATATTGTTCACATGCCTTCGTTGTTCATTTTAAAAGATATACATAAAGACCGAGCTGAGAATGTGTAagcttgttttatttctttttgtttaaacAAAGATAATGCATGCCTTTGtaccatatctaaatcttcatGATCATCTTGAACCTAGGAAAAAAACTTCAGGGCTGTTTATCTCTGTCTCGTTCTCTTTTTCCGAGTATTAGACTGCAGTAacacaattttgaaaaaaacctATACATAGACAGAAAGTAACGATCAACTCTCAATGAGGGCATATAAACTACACGTACTCCTGGTGGTTGGAACTCTTCCGGTGTATGCTCATGAACTTGGCCACAAATTCTGCATAAAAGGTGCATGATTAACCTGTAAGCTTACTACAGAAGTGGATTTGTGCCAAATTATTGAATCCTTATATAATTGGATGAAGAATTTTAGTGGTTTGCATATGTTACCTTCTAGTTTCAGTAACGCACTCGCCCCTTCGGGGAGTCTTTTCTCCTGCGAGGACAAGATTTTAGTCAGTTCATCATCCATCTCTGAGAGCCGAAAGAAGAAATTAGGGAGAGAACTTACATAGTAAGCATGCCAGTAATAGAGTTCCCTCCTAGAACTAGATGCTACTCCCTTTAGGAACAGTTCCACGAGCTTCTGCATTTTGGAAAATGCAAACTCCATCACAAAATTATACTTTGGTGACTAACTAGATATGAACAAATTTGAGGTATCGATGCAGTACCAGTAGAATCAGCTTCGGATGGACAAAATCTATAAGAAGCTTTTGAAACTTTCCCCGGATGAAAAATAATCTGGCAAAAGATTAATGCGGAAAATCAATTCAAGCATGGCGGGATGCTGTTAGATGAACGGTGTAACTGAGTTAGGTGTGACATCTCTCGTGGGTTTCACATTGGTGAATGACTTTGAGATTCACATCATTCAACGGATGCCGATAAAATGATTACCTCTTCGGTGAAGGATCGGCTAGGATTTCTGAAGCGAGTTCAAGCAGCACCTCTTCCCATCCAAGCGGAATTGGTTGTTCATCTTCAAAAGGATAGCTGCATAGGCAAAGCTCCATGTAAGTTGACCTTACAATAAACTCAAAATTCCCAACAATTTTATTGCCATATGTTCTCACTTGTGTGCTTTGCATACTTCAAGACCCATGATTGCTTCTCTCAGATTCTGCTTTGATTTATTTGCAATCTTACTAGCAAAGCTCATAGGTAGGTCAAAGTCCTCCTTGCTGGCTATCTGAATAAGAACTTCCATAATCTGGCAAAGGGAAATAAAAGGTAAGCGGACGTGGGCGTGGGCGTACCCACGTTGGCTGAAAACGTTGTGTTTTTCTCTATGCACCCGAGTTTGAATCTCGCTCTCCGCAGTTTATATTAGCTTAAGGTATAATTAAAATAACATCTCGGGAACTCTACGGTCCATGTAATACTTACTTCATGAGTCGCAGGAGCATCAACCTTGATGACCATGCACCGGTTTTTCACCGATTCAATGATGCCGGTGTCATTTTCGCAACAGAGTATGAGCTTCCACGATTCCGAGTGACAGTCCATGATCCATTTGATCAAATGCTGAATGTGCGCTGATGCTTTGTCAACACCGTACAAAACCATCACTGGAACGAAAAGGAAAAACATGTTAAGAGTTTTGAGAGAAATAGGTCAAAAGTGTTTGGAAgggatttgtgggtttgttgagagaattttgaCCTCTATGATTTGCCTTGGAATTTATAGAGCTGACTTCATGAGCAATTTCGTTGTTGTTTATTTCCTTGACTAAACCCATTAGGGCATATCTGGCATTTGGTTCCAGTTGTACATTGAGTTCTACATGGTGAAGACTGGATGTCAATGGAACCACTACTTGCATTGGCCTTTGTTCCTGTCACCATTGGGTCATGTAAGAGAAATTTGAAAACGCTCGTTCACCCGTACAGATAAATCACAGTTTGACACGTGCACATAAATTTCTTCTTTTGTGCTTTCGATAAGTTATTTATGCATGTGTGTTAGCATGTGATTTCTAGGTAAGGAAGAACGACTTTTAATTTTAAGAACATTATGAGCATTTCACAAAATGTAAGGCATTATTTCTATATCTCAACTGTCTATTTCACAACAGAATACCTGAACCCGGAAGTATCTTAAATCATGAGATATCTGCAGaggaaaacaaaagtaaaaaaccAAAACAGATAATTTTAATCCATCTTCAAGGAAAAAGATTTGAACTTCGTTGTATTTGATGTAAAGAAACGTACTTCCCAGCTCGCGTCGCCGTATATTTCCCGTAGATACGCCATTGTTAGAGCTTTCTTCCCAGAACCAGTTGGTCCAGTAAACAAAATATGGGGACTGACGTTATCAATCGCCTACATATTCAAGAGCATGAGCAAGAAAGCATGAAGAAAACCGAAAACAAACATGCACTAGGCCTGCAGATGTTACGTATTTGCGTATGCAGCTAGAAAAATACACAGAACAAACGATGAAAATGGGTGAAATACGCACAAATGGAACTGgttataaaactaaaaacaaaactgGAGGGACACTGATACAATGAACGGCTTTATTGTCTGTTTAGTGTCTTCCAGTTCTATTTTCGACTGGAACTTTGCTATCAATTCTGTCTGCGCATATTTAATCAGAAAATTACTCACAAGTTGCTTGAGAACTTGAGCTTCTTGTTTGTGGCAAGCGAATCCGTTCAACGAACTAGGCCGATGCTTATCCGCCCATAACTGCCTGAGACTTTCCACCACGAACGCTTTCTCGATGAATGCAGCTTCATTGAATGCGCTCTGCTCAGgtgataattttttgttcttgcaagaactctttttcatacaCGAAAACCACGCCTGACCTTCGCTCTTCCTCCTATTGTCCGTGAACTTCCTCATGCTGGCTGTTGTCGTCCTGCTTGCATCACTCGTCTTGCTGCTAGCCATGCTCAGCTTCCCGCTGCTCTGCCTGCTCACCGCAGAGCTGGAAGTGGTGGTGGTTGTCTGTGACAGACCATACGGGGACAAAAGCCCGCGGATATTCACATTCTGATCGAAGTTACCGTTTGATCGGGTAGTACTTCTCTGTTGAGAGGCAGCAGAGGAAACCACTTTCGGTTTTTGTAAGTGATTTCGAGGCAATGCCATGACATCGCACTCTCTAGAGAAGAAGATATCACCTGCTGCAATAGAATCCGAGCTTTCGTAAACCGGAGCAGCTTTGTTATTCAACATGGAGTTTGGAGAAGTTCTAGCAAGCTTTGCATGGGCAAGCATTTCGTTAATTTCGCCGACAGATGGCGTGCTCACTTGCCTTTGCTTCTGATGAGCCATGCTTTTGGATAACGGGGATGGAGTCCTCTCCCCTTTCGTAGGCGTGATCGAACAATTCCTCTGCTGGTTGGTTTCTCTCGGTGATCTATGCTGCGGAGCAGCTGCTGATCTTCTGCTGTTCCTTCGCTGATGTAACAGGTTTCTGTTTGAGCCTACAATCTCATCACCATCGTCGTTCATATTGCGCTCTTCTCGGTCTGTTTGAAAAGGTGAAACGTGTCTCCTGCGCTCGGACTTTCCCAAGGGGCTGATGTTCCTATGAATATCAGAACCCGCCATTGGCAAAGTTCGAGCATTGCTGTCATCTCTTCTGGGCTTGTAGGGCGACTTGCTGCTGGTTCTTCTTCGAACCGGACTTACCACGGAGGTAGTTCTTGGAGTAGGGCCTTCGTATTCAAACCTTGAAGATCTCCTGCTCTGCTTCAAAGGGCTGATCGTTCTTCCCAAATACAACTCTGGTTTTGCCCCTTCAGACTCCCATTCTCCACTTGGCCATTTGTTTCCGCCGTGCCAGGGGCTATCTGGGATGTCTGTCTCGGCATAAGATGGCTCATATCCACTCCTCCTTTGCTTCACCGGCGTCAGAGAATTCCTACTGGGCCTTGACCAATTATTCTCCATTTTTAACTAACCAAGTTGATGCAACGGTTAGAAAGTGACTCAACTCCTTATAAGTCCTTGCAAGGTTTCTTAACTTTCAGATAAAGTGGCCAGGCTTGGCCAGTACGGCATCGGCGAGAGGGAAAACAGCACGGATCACCAGCTAAGCCCCCTAAATGACTGCTAAATTGAGCACCACGAGCTTACAAaaaacccaattgaacaccGAGGCAGGCATCGAAGGGTTGATTTAGAAGGAGAAGAAATTCGAGAAGCGAATCACATAAATTTAATGTAACGAAGGAGACAATGAgaagaacaaagaaaagggtATCTGAAGGAAGTGAGGAGGAAAATCCGATGCTTACAAAGAACAGAAGACATTGATGATGTTAACTATGTCGATGTTATGCTCCGAGTGTTAAGTTTACAGCTGCAATAAGAAAAGAGAGACAAATAAACCTTGTTTTCTGTAATTTCTAAGCTCATGTTTTTGTCTTTATCTTGTCTCTGTTTTATCGGACTGGAAG
This window contains:
- the LOC103401188 gene encoding uncharacterized protein, whose protein sequence is MENNWSRPSRNSLTPVKQRRSGYEPSYAETDIPDSPWHGGNKWPSGEWESEGAKPELYLGRTISPLKQSRRSSRFEYEGPTPRTTSVVSPVRRRTSSKSPYKPRRDDSNARTLPMAGSDIHRNISPLGKSERRRHVSPFQTDREERNMNDDGDEIVGSNRNLLHQRRNSRRSAAAPQHRSPRETNQQRNCSITPTKGERTPSPLSKSMAHQKQRQVSTPSVGEINEMLAHAKLARTSPNSMLNNKAAPVYESSDSIAAGDIFFSRECDVMALPRNHLQKPKVVSSAASQQRSTTRSNGNFDQNVNIRGLLSPYGLSQTTTTTSSSAVSRQSSGKLSMASSKTSDASRTTTASMRKFTDNRRKSEGQAWFSCMKKSSCKNKKLSPEQSAFNEAAFIEKAFVVESLRQLWADKHRPSSLNGFACHKQEAQVLKQLVSNFLIKYAQTELIAKFQSKIELEDTKQTIKPFIVSVSLQFCF